The Falco peregrinus isolate bFalPer1 chromosome 9, bFalPer1.pri, whole genome shotgun sequence genome includes a window with the following:
- the LOC129785157 gene encoding E3 ubiquitin-protein ligase RBBP6-like, producing MSCVHYKFSSRLNSDVVTFHGPHISLRDLRRQIMGRERLKATHCDLQVTNAQTMEEYTDDNALIPRHSSVTVRRVPVRGVKATGKTDLGSRTGPASRTSKEVCKNTS from the exons ATGTCGTGTGTCCACTACaagttctcctccaggctgaactccgATGTGGTCACCTTTCACGGCCCCCACATCTCCCTGCGCGACCTCAGGCGCCAGATCATGGGCCGCGAGAGGCTGAAGGCGACCCACTGCGACCTGCAGGTCACCAACGCCCAGACCATGGAAG aatacacagatgacAATGCCCTGATTCCAAGGCACTCATCGGTAACTGTTAGGAGAGTCCCTGTTAGAGGAGTTAAAGCTACCGGCAAGACAGACCTTGG aagTCGAACTGGGCCAGCGAGTAGAACATCAAAAGAGgtatgtaaaaacacaagctga